In Glycine max cultivar Williams 82 chromosome 10, Glycine_max_v4.0, whole genome shotgun sequence, the DNA window CAAACCTCTCCACAGTGACTTCACTCGCACACCTTAAACTTTTCGTTTCTTTTTACACCCCCAACAACAACGAGAAGTAGATTATTGATGGGTATACTGTACGACGACGTAGTGATCATAAGGCCGCCAGAAAAAGACGGCGACCCAACTCTCCTCACGGTCAATTGCCCCGACAAAACCGGTCTTGGCTGCGATTTGTGTCGCATCATGCTCTTCTTCGGCCTCAACATAATCAGAGGAGGTAATTAATAATCTCTCGTTTTAATTCGACAAGATTGAGAGGCTGTTTATCTTTTTTGCTTATTTTGCTGCAAATAATACAATGAAGATGTGTCCACGGATGGGAAATGGTGCTACATAGTTTTCTGGGTGGTTGGGAAACAGAGGACGAGGTGGAGTTTGTTGAAAAAGAGGCTCATTGAGGCCTGCCCTTCTTGCTCCTCCGCCTCTGGAATCTCTTATTATCGCTCTGACTTGCAGCCCTCCAAGCCTTCTGATGTCTTTCTTTTGAATTTCTCCTGTCACGACCGGAAGGGCCTGTTGCACGGTAATTTTCTGGAACTCATGATGAGTTATTTATCCTTCTCTATGTGTGTTATTTTGCTTTTGTTGATAGGACTTAGATACTTAATGGAAAGTCGTCTTAATTGCGGTCACCCCTAGCCTGCCTTAATTGGGGGCCATTGAGAGTTGATTGCCAATGTCTCAGAATGGTTGAGTGAAGCGTCCTAGTGTGCAGCCATCAGGGACATTGGCTATTAGGTGCTTGAGATCCCACGTCCACTATATACAATTCGGCTTTTTTGGATTGAGTTAGGCCTTAAGTCCAAATTTTAAGAACACCATTGGATGGTCTAAGACTATGTTGTTGTTTGATAACTTTTCTTTATTGTTTCTAGGGTAAATTACACTAATTCCCCTTAATTGTTTTGACATTACACCCCTCTTACCCAAGGAAACACATTGCACTGTGTAATGTACCCATATGCAATCTCAAGAAACCTCAACGAGTTTTAGTGTAATTTGCTCTTGTTTCTATATGATTAAGCTTAAGAATCAACACTTTGGAGCTTCATGATATGATGAAGGTTTTTAAGCTTTTAATTTCTCCAACTTCTAGTGTTACACCTCTAAACCCCtttgttttaacttttgtgGGGAGTGGTATATGAACCGTAGGGTTTGGTTTGATTGTTGTGAAAATCATGCAAAGAGGAAAATGAAACTGGCTGTCTTAAATGGCCATTGATGTCATATTCTAAAATGCATTCTGAATTCTGATTCTAAAGCTTCATTGTGTACTATTCACAATGCATATACTATGCCTGTTGTGCATTTTGCCTCCTTTCATGGATATATTGATTGGAAGTTATCTGGTTTTTATGAGATTGTTGCTCTGTGATATTGATGTTGTGCGAAATTGTAGACAGAACAAAATGACTGAATGTCTTTATAATATGGTAGCAGATGTCACTGAGGTTCTTTGTGAGCTAGAACTTACTATAAAGAAAGTGAAGGTATCTACTACACCTGATGGCAAAGTGATGGATCTGTTTTTCATCACAGATACCAGGTTTACATTTTACATTTGCTGTCCTATAATTGTTAGTTTATTTCTATTGAAACTTGGTGATCCATTTATTAAGTCTGTGGATGAATTGGAATGCAAATTTATTTTGCCTTCTCTCTTTTCAATGAAATTAACATATAAAGtttgagttgaaaaaaaaatgtaatcacTTCTGAACTTGTGTGCAGAATTACTGTCATCTTGATGGTCACCCTATtggtttctattaaaaaatctttttggGTTTGCTCCGGGTAATGTGCTAATACAGTAATACTACAAGATCAAATCTTTTCAATAGCTGATCTGTTTCATTAGAGAATGTTGCAATGTGTTTGATGAGAATGGAAGCTTCTTTTCTTATGTACAAATGCCCATTTGATGACAATTCCATCTCCTTTGAGAGCTTACTAATGTAGTGTACTCTATCTTACATCTGTATCAGGGAACTTCTACatacaaagaagagaaaggatgAAACGATTGAACACTTAACAGAGATTATGGGAGATGCCATCATTTCTATTGACATTGAATTGGTTGGCCCTGAAATTACAGCTTGTTCCAAGGCACCTCCATTCCTTCCAACTGCAATCACAGATATCTTTGATTTGGAATTGCCTGATTTGGCTCGAGGCGGAACTCTCAGATCAGATTATGTTTCAATCACAATGGACAACTTGCTTAGTCCTGCTCACACCCTTGTCCAAATTATGTGCCAGGACCACAAAGGTCTTCTTTATGACATCATGAGAACTCTGAAGGACTACAACATTCAGGTagagaaatttgaaatctagATAATGCTATATTTCTTAAAGTTGATTTTATGCTGCTATAAATTGGAGTGTcaccaggaaaaaaaaactaaaactaataagCCTATAAACTTCATTTCATCTCAGTTTTGCAGTTTTTGTACAGGAATACTGCATAGTGAATTTTCACTTTCCTTCTACTGATGCTGATATGTCTTTGTTTTTCTAAGCTTCTTTGTTCACTGGTATACTTATACTTAGTCATCTTTAGTATCTTAAGGGTACAACCTATTTTGTCATTCAACCAGATTTCTTATGGGCGTTTCACTACAAAACCTAGAGGAAAATGTGAGATTGACTTGTTCATCATGCAAGCAGATGGCAAAAAGATAGTTGACCCCAACAAGCAGAATTCCTTGTCATCACGCCTTAGAATGGAACTACTACGACCACTCAGAGTAGCCATCGTGAGTAGGGGCCCTGATACCGAGCTTCTGGTATCAAATCCTGTGGAATTATCTGGCAAGGGCCGGCCTCTTGTTTTTTATGATATCACTCTTGCTCTCAAAATGCTTGACACTTGCATCTTTTCGGTAATCACTGATCTGCTTAATATGCTTCCTACTGTTTAGTGAAGTCATAATTTGGATTTCCACAATATCATATCTTCTCACTTTCTTGAATCATGCTCCGTTTCTCATTAGTTGAACACAGTTTTACTAGATTTCACGTACTTTGTGTTTTT includes these proteins:
- the LOC100789465 gene encoding ACT domain-containing protein ACR10, coding for MGILYDDVVIIRPPEKDGDPTLLTVNCPDKTGLGCDLCRIMLFFGLNIIRGDVSTDGKWCYIVFWVVGKQRTRWSLLKKRLIEACPSCSSASGISYYRSDLQPSKPSDVFLLNFSCHDRKGLLHDVTEVLCELELTIKKVKVSTTPDGKVMDLFFITDTRELLHTKKRKDETIEHLTEIMGDAIISIDIELVGPEITACSKAPPFLPTAITDIFDLELPDLARGGTLRSDYVSITMDNLLSPAHTLVQIMCQDHKGLLYDIMRTLKDYNIQISYGRFTTKPRGKCEIDLFIMQADGKKIVDPNKQNSLSSRLRMELLRPLRVAIVSRGPDTELLVSNPVELSGKGRPLVFYDITLALKMLDTCIFSAKIGRHLIGDREWEVYRILLDEGEGLSVPRNKVEEGVWKMLMGWE